The following are encoded together in the Populus trichocarpa isolate Nisqually-1 chromosome 5, P.trichocarpa_v4.1, whole genome shotgun sequence genome:
- the LOC7486593 gene encoding probable pectin methyltransferase QUA2 isoform X2, translating into MNFHSHLHIYKSKVKRLNGIKSYRMSRPLHRGATGIRISGNSNDLWDSQMKDKTEKEDMDRNRSSDQSYLALKFPFRVLFPDNNSPSKYVNGESGFASDPFSVGSPRSRHKLTLLLLKLSLAVIVVLALTGSFWWTISISTLSRGQILHTYRRLQEQLVSDMWDIGELSLGSSRLQELEFCSQESEIYVPCFNVSENLALGYSDGSENDRHCGQSSRQSCMVLPPVNYRIPLHWPTGRDIIWVANVKLTAQEVLSSGSLTKRMMMLDEEQISFRSASPMFDGVEDYSHQIAEMIGLRNESNFVQAGVRTILDIGCGYGSFGAHLFSKQLLTMCIANYEPSGSQVQLTLERGLPAMIGSFTSNQLPYPSLSFDMLHCARCGVDWDHKDGIFLIEADRVLKPGGYFVWTSPLTNARNKENQKRWNFVRDFAENLCWEMLSQQDETVLWKKTSKKSCYSSRKPGAGPSTCSKAHDVESPYYRPLQGCIAGTQSRRWIPIQEKTSWPSRSHLNKSELTVYGLHPADFREDAENWKTTLPNYWSVLSPIIFSDHPKRPGEEDPSPPYNMVRNVLDMNAHFGGFNSALLEAGKSVWVMNVVPTGGPNYLPLIVDRGLIGVLHDWCEPFPTYPRSYDLVHAEGLLSLQTRQQRWCTMLDLFTEIDRLLRPEGWVIMRDTAPLVESARRLTTRLKWDARVIEIESNSDDRLLICQKPFFKRQGVSS; encoded by the exons ATGAACTTTCACTCTCACTTGCATATATACAAATCAAAGGTTAAGAGGCTCAATGGAATCAAAA GTTATAGAATGTCTAGGCCTCTGCATCGAGGTGCAACAGGGATACGGATCTCTGGGAACAGCAATGATTTATGGGACTCCCAAATGAAAGataaaacagaaaaggaagaTATGGATAGGAATCGTTCTTCTGATCAAAGTTATTTAGCTCTGAAGTTTCCTTTCCGTGTACTTTTTCCTGATAATAATTCTCCTTCCAAATATGTCAACGGTGAAAGTGGCTTTGCATCTGATCCATTCAGTGTCGGAAGTCCAAGAAGCCGACACAAATTAACATTGCTACTTTTGAAGTTGAGCTTAGCTGTGATTGTAGTTCTTGCTCTTACCGGATCTTTTTGGTGGACGATCTCAATATCGACATTGTCAAGGGGTCAAATATTACACACTTATAGGCGACTCCAGGAGCAACTTGTTTCTGACATGTGGGATATTGGGGAGCTATCTCTTGGTTCCTCGAGGTTGCAAGAATTGGAGTTCTGTTCTCAAGAGTCTGAAATTTATGTTCCTTGCTTCAATGTTTCCGAGAATCTTGCTTTGGGATATTCTGATGGTAGCGAGAATGATCGTCATTGTGGGCAGAGTTCGAGGCAAAGTTGCATGGTGCTTCCTCCTGTAAATTATAGGATCCCTCTTCATTGGCCTACGGGAAGAGACATCATCTGGGTTGCAAATGTAAAACTTACTGCACAAGAGGTTCTTTCATCTGGTAGTTTGACAAAGAG GATGATGATGTTGGATGAAGAGCAGATTTCTTTTCGTTCAGCCTCTCCCATGTTTGATGGTGTTGAAGATTACTCACATCAAATTGCTGAAATGATTGGACTGAGAAATGAATCCAACTTTGTACAAGCTGGG GTGAGAACCATTTTGGATATAGGATGTGGTTATGGTAGCTTTGGAGCACATCTCTTTTCGAAGCAGCTCTTAACTATGTGCATTGCAAACTATGAGCCTTCAGGCAGTCAAGTTCAACTTACTCTTGAAAGAGGTCTTCCTGCGATGATTGGTTCTTTTACTTCGAATCAATTGCCATACCCTTCTCTTTCCTTTGATATGTTGCATTGTGCACGATGTGGTGTTGATTGGGACCACAAAG atggtatttttttaatcgaagCTGACAGAGTTTTGAAGCCCGGTGGGTATTTTGTCTGGACTTCACCACTTACCAATGCTCGTAACAAAGAGAACCAGAAAAGGTGGAACTTTGTACGAGATTTTGCTGAAAATCTCTGCTGGGAGATGCTGTCACAACAAGATGAAACTGTTTTATGGAAAAAGACCAGTAAAAAAAGCTGCTATAGTTCACG GAAGCCCGGTGCAGGCCCTTCCACCTGCAGTAAAGCTCATGATGTTGAATCTCCTTATTATAGACCACTCCAAGGGTGCATAGCTGGAACACAGAGTCGCCGATGGATTCCTATCCAAGAGAAGACATCCTGGCCTTCTAGGTCTCACTTGAACAAGAGTGAGCTTACAGTATACG gccTGCATCCAGCAGACTTTAGGGAAGATGCAGAGAACTGGAAAACAACACTCCCTAATTATTGGTCTGTTTTGTCACCAATAATATTCTCTGATCATCCTAAGAGACCTGGTGAAGAGGATCCTTCTCCACCTTATAACATGGTCCGGAATGTACTAGACATGAACGCTCATTTTGGCGGTTTCAATTCAGCACTACTGGAAGCCGGGAAGTCTGTATGGGTAATGAATGTGGTCCCAACAGGAGGACCAAACTACCTTCCCTTGATAGTGGACAGAGGCTTGATCGGTGTACTGCATGATTG GTGCGAGCCATTCCCGACTTACCCTAGAAGTTATGATTTAGTGCATGCGGAAGGGCTCTTATCCCTTCAAACCCGTCAGCAGCGCTGGTGCACCATGCTGGATCTATTCACCGAGATAGATCGGTTACTTCGTCCAGAG GGTTGGGTGATAATGCGTGACACAGCTCCACTTGTTGAATCAGCAAGAAGGCTGACTACACGGCTGAAGTGGGATGCACGAGTTATAGAAATCGAAAGTAACAGTGACGATAGACTCCTTATCTGCCAGAAACCTTTCTTTAAGAGACAAGGAGTCTCGTCTTGA
- the LOC7486593 gene encoding probable pectin methyltransferase QUA2 isoform X1 produces the protein MSRPLHRGATGIRISGNSNDLWDSQMKDKTEKEDMDRNRSSDQSYLALKFPFRVLFPDNNSPSKYVNGESGFASDPFSVGSPRSRHKLTLLLLKLSLAVIVVLALTGSFWWTISISTLSRGQILHTYRRLQEQLVSDMWDIGELSLGSSRLQELEFCSQESEIYVPCFNVSENLALGYSDGSENDRHCGQSSRQSCMVLPPVNYRIPLHWPTGRDIIWVANVKLTAQEVLSSGSLTKRMMMLDEEQISFRSASPMFDGVEDYSHQIAEMIGLRNESNFVQAGVRTILDIGCGYGSFGAHLFSKQLLTMCIANYEPSGSQVQLTLERGLPAMIGSFTSNQLPYPSLSFDMLHCARCGVDWDHKDGIFLIEADRVLKPGGYFVWTSPLTNARNKENQKRWNFVRDFAENLCWEMLSQQDETVLWKKTSKKSCYSSRKPGAGPSTCSKAHDVESPYYRPLQGCIAGTQSRRWIPIQEKTSWPSRSHLNKSELTVYGLHPADFREDAENWKTTLPNYWSVLSPIIFSDHPKRPGEEDPSPPYNMVRNVLDMNAHFGGFNSALLEAGKSVWVMNVVPTGGPNYLPLIVDRGLIGVLHDWCEPFPTYPRSYDLVHAEGLLSLQTRQQRWCTMLDLFTEIDRLLRPEGWVIMRDTAPLVESARRLTTRLKWDARVIEIESNSDDRLLICQKPFFKRQGVSS, from the exons ATGTCTAGGCCTCTGCATCGAGGTGCAACAGGGATACGGATCTCTGGGAACAGCAATGATTTATGGGACTCCCAAATGAAAGataaaacagaaaaggaagaTATGGATAGGAATCGTTCTTCTGATCAAAGTTATTTAGCTCTGAAGTTTCCTTTCCGTGTACTTTTTCCTGATAATAATTCTCCTTCCAAATATGTCAACGGTGAAAGTGGCTTTGCATCTGATCCATTCAGTGTCGGAAGTCCAAGAAGCCGACACAAATTAACATTGCTACTTTTGAAGTTGAGCTTAGCTGTGATTGTAGTTCTTGCTCTTACCGGATCTTTTTGGTGGACGATCTCAATATCGACATTGTCAAGGGGTCAAATATTACACACTTATAGGCGACTCCAGGAGCAACTTGTTTCTGACATGTGGGATATTGGGGAGCTATCTCTTGGTTCCTCGAGGTTGCAAGAATTGGAGTTCTGTTCTCAAGAGTCTGAAATTTATGTTCCTTGCTTCAATGTTTCCGAGAATCTTGCTTTGGGATATTCTGATGGTAGCGAGAATGATCGTCATTGTGGGCAGAGTTCGAGGCAAAGTTGCATGGTGCTTCCTCCTGTAAATTATAGGATCCCTCTTCATTGGCCTACGGGAAGAGACATCATCTGGGTTGCAAATGTAAAACTTACTGCACAAGAGGTTCTTTCATCTGGTAGTTTGACAAAGAG GATGATGATGTTGGATGAAGAGCAGATTTCTTTTCGTTCAGCCTCTCCCATGTTTGATGGTGTTGAAGATTACTCACATCAAATTGCTGAAATGATTGGACTGAGAAATGAATCCAACTTTGTACAAGCTGGG GTGAGAACCATTTTGGATATAGGATGTGGTTATGGTAGCTTTGGAGCACATCTCTTTTCGAAGCAGCTCTTAACTATGTGCATTGCAAACTATGAGCCTTCAGGCAGTCAAGTTCAACTTACTCTTGAAAGAGGTCTTCCTGCGATGATTGGTTCTTTTACTTCGAATCAATTGCCATACCCTTCTCTTTCCTTTGATATGTTGCATTGTGCACGATGTGGTGTTGATTGGGACCACAAAG atggtatttttttaatcgaagCTGACAGAGTTTTGAAGCCCGGTGGGTATTTTGTCTGGACTTCACCACTTACCAATGCTCGTAACAAAGAGAACCAGAAAAGGTGGAACTTTGTACGAGATTTTGCTGAAAATCTCTGCTGGGAGATGCTGTCACAACAAGATGAAACTGTTTTATGGAAAAAGACCAGTAAAAAAAGCTGCTATAGTTCACG GAAGCCCGGTGCAGGCCCTTCCACCTGCAGTAAAGCTCATGATGTTGAATCTCCTTATTATAGACCACTCCAAGGGTGCATAGCTGGAACACAGAGTCGCCGATGGATTCCTATCCAAGAGAAGACATCCTGGCCTTCTAGGTCTCACTTGAACAAGAGTGAGCTTACAGTATACG gccTGCATCCAGCAGACTTTAGGGAAGATGCAGAGAACTGGAAAACAACACTCCCTAATTATTGGTCTGTTTTGTCACCAATAATATTCTCTGATCATCCTAAGAGACCTGGTGAAGAGGATCCTTCTCCACCTTATAACATGGTCCGGAATGTACTAGACATGAACGCTCATTTTGGCGGTTTCAATTCAGCACTACTGGAAGCCGGGAAGTCTGTATGGGTAATGAATGTGGTCCCAACAGGAGGACCAAACTACCTTCCCTTGATAGTGGACAGAGGCTTGATCGGTGTACTGCATGATTG GTGCGAGCCATTCCCGACTTACCCTAGAAGTTATGATTTAGTGCATGCGGAAGGGCTCTTATCCCTTCAAACCCGTCAGCAGCGCTGGTGCACCATGCTGGATCTATTCACCGAGATAGATCGGTTACTTCGTCCAGAG GGTTGGGTGATAATGCGTGACACAGCTCCACTTGTTGAATCAGCAAGAAGGCTGACTACACGGCTGAAGTGGGATGCACGAGTTATAGAAATCGAAAGTAACAGTGACGATAGACTCCTTATCTGCCAGAAACCTTTCTTTAAGAGACAAGGAGTCTCGTCTTGA